TATGCATTCTGTAACGCCAGTAATGAGGAAAAACAGCAGGATTATTAATCCTTTCATTATCCACGTTCCGGTTAGAAAGATCCGGATCCGTTGCCAGAAACTCCTGGATCGGGAAAATAGCTAACATTGACTCGTTATATAAATGCTGTTTCATAATGATTTCTGCCAGGTGGGGTGTTAAATCTTCAGGGGCTTTCCCATACTGAATCAGCTGTTGATTAAAGTACCTTTGCGTCAGGGCAGGATCTTCTTTCCACCATTGTCTCAAAGTTGAGCTGTCATGTGAAGAAGCGGTCACCACATTCATATAGCTTGCATTTCTGGGGTCATAGAATGGAATATTTTCAGCAGGCATACGCTGAACCTTCAGGGCAATAATGGCCAGTTCGTCCATTACCACAGGTACGCATGCAGGTACCATTCCGAGGTCTTCACCACAGATCAGCATTTTGGTAGCATTCAGAATTACCGGAAGTTTTTCCATCGCCTTTTCATACCACAAATGATCCTGTCTTCTGAAGAAATAATCATGGTACAGGTCATAGATACTCTTCTGTTCCCATTCCGGCAGGTATTTGTAGGATTCTGTATTATATACATTAAATCTTGGATGGTAAACCGTTTCTCCTTTTCTTTCTTCCGTTAAAAACAGAACATTGGCACAAAGCGAAACCAGTTTTTCCTCGATCGGACCTCTTGGATTCTTTTTAAAGAAATCTACCAGCTTTCTCTGCGTATCAAATTCCTCTTTGAATGAGTAAGTGCCATCCTCATTGGGATCTATGAATTCAAGGGCTTTTTCACTTTCTTTTCCAAAATATCCCCATAAGATCTCATTATTAATAAACGGCTTACAGTACCTGTCAAAATTAAATGGAAGCTGCCATGCTTTAAATTCATCTGCAACAATAGGAACGGCAGGATAAAAATATCCTAATATCCCCTGGACAGCAGAAACCGGCATTCTCCAGATCCTGAAGAAACCTAAAATATGGTCAATTCTCATGGCATCAAAATATTGCTCCAACGCCTTGAACCTGTTTTTCCACCATCTGTAATCATCTTCTTTCATGGCTTCCCAATTATAGGTAGGGAATTCCCAGTTTTGCCCAAGCTCAGTAAACTGATCCGGTGGAGCTCCCGCCTGAAAATCCATTCCGAAGAGTTCCGGTTCAGTCCATGCTTCTACAGAATATCTGTAAATACCGATCGGTAGGTCTCCTTTTAAAGAAACTCCAAGATTGTGGGTATAATCTACGGCGTCTTTCAGCTGGAGGTGAAGCTGGTACTGTACCCAGGCATGCAGCATCGAAAGATCATAATCTTTACTTTTTGCTGTAAAAAACTGTGAGATTTTCCCGGCAATGTATTTCTTATGGGTTTTCCAGTTGTTGAAATTAGGCGTCTTATACTTATCCCTTAATACACAGAATGCAGCGTAAGGAACCAACCAGTTTTCATTGTCTTTTATAAACTTTTTGAAATTTCTGTCTTTATAGATCTTGTCTTTTTCCGCTGTAAAAACCGCCTGCAAATATTTCCATTTGCCTGCGATCATTTTTTCATAATCAATCAGATCAAGAGCATTTAAGGCTTCTTTTTCAGCATAATACTCTTCAACGACATCTTTCGGTAAAGAATAATCAAGCTTTTCAATAGAAATATACTGCGGATGCAGAGCGTATACTGATACTGCTGCATAAGGATAAGAATCTGTCCAGGAATAATTGGCTGTTGTATCATTGATCGGAAGAATCTGGATAATTCCAAGATGGGTTTCTTTCGTCCAATCAGCCAGCTTTTTGATATCTGCAAATTCTCCTACCCCAAATCCGTCTTCACTTCTCAAAGAAAATACAGGAACTGCAA
This genomic interval from Chryseobacterium arthrosphaerae contains the following:
- a CDS encoding 4-alpha-glucanotransferase; its protein translation is MKLYFNVGYIVKAGENLELVIDGEGTAAHIHTMFYADNGLWKCEVDYFSKSISYQYRVVDERRNVLREEFVPHHLHFPHNYKEFIIFDEWNNKNFPENYLNNKILYNKLHTFVTEKAAILKKHTHVFRIEAPIYNPDWRVVLFGNTPSLGNWNYEKAIPLSQTDFGIWEVSVEIPEHELIQFKYCLYDTKEKRVIDVETGENRFTTANPMPDVLQIVSNHYFRFKGYQMYHDAGVAVPVFSLRSEDGFGVGEFADIKKLADWTKETHLGIIQILPINDTTANYSWTDSYPYAAVSVYALHPQYISIEKLDYSLPKDVVEEYYAEKEALNALDLIDYEKMIAGKWKYLQAVFTAEKDKIYKDRNFKKFIKDNENWLVPYAAFCVLRDKYKTPNFNNWKTHKKYIAGKISQFFTAKSKDYDLSMLHAWVQYQLHLQLKDAVDYTHNLGVSLKGDLPIGIYRYSVEAWTEPELFGMDFQAGAPPDQFTELGQNWEFPTYNWEAMKEDDYRWWKNRFKALEQYFDAMRIDHILGFFRIWRMPVSAVQGILGYFYPAVPIVADEFKAWQLPFNFDRYCKPFINNEILWGYFGKESEKALEFIDPNEDGTYSFKEEFDTQRKLVDFFKKNPRGPIEEKLVSLCANVLFLTEERKGETVYHPRFNVYNTESYKYLPEWEQKSIYDLYHDYFFRRQDHLWYEKAMEKLPVILNATKMLICGEDLGMVPACVPVVMDELAIIALKVQRMPAENIPFYDPRNASYMNVVTASSHDSSTLRQWWKEDPALTQRYFNQQLIQYGKAPEDLTPHLAEIIMKQHLYNESMLAIFPIQEFLATDPDLSNRNVDNERINNPAVFPHYWRYRMHIQLEDLKEKHSFNKKIASWVIDSGRM